The following are from one region of the Candidatus Deferrimicrobium borealis genome:
- the smc gene encoding chromosome segregation protein SMC has product MKLKKLELIGFKSFYDKTTFDFSAGITAIVGPNGCGKSNIVDAIRWVLGEHAPSYLRSKALEDVIFAGSDAAGPLGMAEVTLTFVNDDGNAPPGYESYAEIAITRRTFRDGESEFSINKVPCRLKDIAELFLDTGAGARGYAIIAQGKVGEIVDARPDEMRMIIEEAAGVAKFRVRRKEAERKMESTRQNLARVKDILEEVRRQIGALERQVRKAERYKALRSELKDLDLRVASRKRLEMTLALESARKALDGIEDALLSARSGLARMDAGLEEGRVTLAERERLLSDLRGEHARRKEEAARREAEWDGLRGQAEQLRRMVLEAEVEIGSLESEIAELDARVAEADAESARRGEELSKARACWETENASMAEAREVHRLAQEEVERAKSDLIVRVSQHSDARSGAEALSQRIAEGERSMARSSERTFEAVAAVEKASRDLDAASAAEAAAREALEVAERSWENTGAALAAANATLDASVEAARSAESELRSAESRRATLSGLRDRMDWASSGVRAVLQHFRGVEAADADDRGIFGVMGEMIETDAAYEKAVEAVLGERMQSVVVRDHAEGLSAIHYLKESGEGRGAFIPVGLRTRNEKLEYLGEEGVVAPLTDIVSAPPECRELLRGLLGGTLLVRTLDTALRLWNRNGVWNSYVTLDGDVVTADGILIGGEQGTGEAGVLARKREIRGLEKEIEGLRLELDRRSRAEGEIRKERASLEERLATFFRGREEARSAHAAAERARAVLSETRAQAGALLDGRTREEAYLRGELARMTGELTASLATARESENARGEEETRTRALLSETEAKRVFAEEVRERAHAAEVAFRGLEEKDRAAADLRAALGEQAEGKRRQRIERLRRKADQEGEAASLEEAMRTAREAIGQGGVALAALQERIEARVASLAECVSALSEIETALREARGRETELVERQAAERLRFQRFEMDIAGLDALLHQRYEIHLADLPPVGDADAGETAAGEHSVLESRAEELRERMASMGEVNLASLEEHRELTERFTFLSSQKEDLEKSLEDLAKAIQRINRTTRDRFSKAFEEINAKFGEVFPRLFQGGRAALRLVDEENLLESGIGIFVQPPGKKSLPLGSLSGGEKALTAISLIFSIFLVKPSPFCLLDEVDAPLDDANVDRFNALVREMSHRYQYLLVTHNKRTMELADVLYGITMEKHGISRTVSVKLNS; this is encoded by the coding sequence ATGAAACTGAAAAAACTGGAACTGATCGGCTTCAAGTCGTTCTACGACAAGACGACGTTTGATTTTTCCGCCGGGATCACGGCGATCGTCGGCCCGAACGGATGCGGGAAGTCGAACATCGTCGACGCCATCCGCTGGGTCCTCGGCGAGCACGCCCCCTCGTATCTTCGCAGCAAGGCGCTCGAGGACGTCATCTTCGCCGGCTCGGATGCCGCCGGTCCCCTGGGGATGGCCGAAGTGACCCTCACCTTCGTGAACGACGACGGGAACGCCCCGCCGGGGTACGAGTCGTACGCCGAGATCGCGATCACGCGACGGACGTTCCGCGACGGCGAGAGCGAATTCTCCATCAACAAGGTTCCGTGCCGCCTGAAGGACATCGCCGAACTGTTCCTCGACACGGGCGCCGGCGCCCGCGGATACGCCATCATCGCCCAGGGGAAGGTCGGCGAGATCGTCGATGCCCGGCCGGACGAGATGCGCATGATCATCGAGGAGGCCGCGGGGGTCGCCAAGTTCCGGGTCCGGCGGAAAGAGGCGGAGCGGAAGATGGAGAGCACCCGCCAGAACCTCGCCCGCGTGAAGGACATTCTCGAAGAGGTCCGGCGCCAGATCGGGGCGCTCGAGCGACAGGTTCGGAAGGCGGAGCGGTACAAGGCGCTCCGCTCGGAACTGAAGGACCTCGATCTTCGCGTCGCTTCCCGGAAACGTCTCGAGATGACCCTCGCGTTGGAGTCGGCGCGGAAGGCGCTGGACGGCATCGAAGACGCGCTTCTCTCTGCGCGTTCCGGGCTGGCGCGGATGGACGCAGGACTTGAAGAGGGGCGGGTGACGCTGGCGGAGCGGGAACGGCTCCTGTCCGATCTGCGGGGCGAGCACGCCCGGCGGAAGGAGGAGGCGGCGCGGCGCGAGGCGGAGTGGGACGGGCTTCGCGGACAGGCGGAACAACTCCGCCGGATGGTCCTGGAAGCGGAAGTGGAGATCGGCTCCCTCGAATCGGAGATCGCGGAGCTCGACGCGCGGGTCGCCGAGGCGGATGCGGAATCCGCGCGCCGGGGAGAGGAGCTTTCCAAGGCCCGGGCCTGTTGGGAGACGGAAAACGCCTCGATGGCGGAGGCGCGCGAAGTGCACCGCCTCGCCCAGGAAGAGGTCGAGCGCGCCAAGTCCGACCTGATCGTTCGCGTGTCCCAGCACTCCGACGCCCGGTCCGGCGCCGAAGCGTTGTCGCAGCGGATCGCGGAGGGGGAACGGTCCATGGCCCGCAGTTCGGAACGGACCTTCGAGGCGGTCGCCGCGGTGGAAAAGGCGTCGCGCGACCTCGATGCCGCGTCCGCCGCCGAGGCCGCCGCGCGGGAGGCCCTCGAGGTCGCGGAGCGGTCCTGGGAGAACACGGGGGCGGCTCTCGCCGCCGCGAACGCGACGCTCGACGCATCGGTCGAGGCGGCACGGAGCGCGGAGAGCGAGCTTCGGTCCGCCGAATCGCGGCGGGCGACCCTTTCCGGCCTCAGGGACCGGATGGACTGGGCCTCCTCCGGGGTTCGTGCCGTTCTCCAGCACTTCCGCGGCGTCGAGGCCGCCGATGCGGACGATCGCGGGATCTTCGGCGTGATGGGCGAGATGATCGAGACCGACGCCGCCTACGAGAAGGCGGTCGAGGCGGTCCTCGGCGAGCGGATGCAGTCGGTGGTGGTCCGGGACCACGCCGAAGGACTCTCCGCGATTCACTATCTCAAGGAGTCCGGGGAGGGGCGTGGAGCGTTCATCCCGGTGGGGCTTCGGACCCGGAACGAGAAACTGGAGTACCTCGGGGAGGAGGGCGTCGTAGCGCCCCTCACCGACATCGTCTCGGCCCCCCCGGAGTGCCGCGAACTGCTCCGGGGCCTGCTCGGGGGAACGCTCCTGGTCCGCACCCTCGACACCGCGCTCCGGCTGTGGAACCGCAACGGCGTCTGGAACTCCTACGTGACCCTGGACGGCGACGTGGTGACCGCCGACGGGATCCTGATCGGGGGAGAGCAGGGGACGGGGGAGGCCGGGGTCCTCGCCCGGAAGCGGGAGATCCGCGGTCTTGAGAAGGAAATCGAAGGATTGCGCCTGGAGCTGGACCGGCGATCGCGGGCGGAGGGGGAGATCCGGAAGGAGCGCGCGTCGCTCGAGGAGCGACTCGCGACGTTCTTTCGCGGACGGGAGGAAGCCCGCTCCGCGCACGCGGCGGCGGAGCGCGCGCGGGCGGTCCTTTCCGAGACCCGCGCGCAGGCGGGCGCGCTGCTCGACGGCCGCACGCGGGAAGAGGCGTACCTGCGCGGCGAGCTGGCCCGCATGACGGGGGAACTCACGGCATCGCTCGCGACGGCCCGCGAGTCCGAGAACGCCCGCGGCGAAGAGGAGACGCGCACCCGGGCGCTCCTGTCCGAAACGGAGGCGAAGCGGGTGTTCGCCGAGGAGGTCCGTGAGCGCGCCCACGCCGCCGAAGTCGCGTTCCGGGGTCTCGAGGAAAAGGACCGCGCCGCCGCCGACCTGCGCGCCGCCCTTGGGGAACAGGCCGAGGGGAAGCGGCGACAGCGGATCGAGCGCCTCCGCCGGAAGGCCGACCAGGAAGGGGAGGCGGCCTCCCTCGAAGAGGCGATGCGGACCGCCCGGGAGGCGATCGGGCAGGGGGGGGTCGCCCTCGCGGCCCTGCAGGAGCGGATCGAAGCGCGGGTCGCTTCGCTCGCGGAATGCGTCTCCGCCCTTTCGGAGATCGAGACGGCCCTTCGCGAGGCGCGCGGCCGGGAGACGGAGCTCGTCGAGCGACAGGCCGCGGAACGGCTGCGGTTCCAGCGGTTCGAGATGGACATCGCCGGGCTCGACGCGCTCCTCCATCAACGGTACGAGATCCACCTGGCGGATCTGCCGCCGGTCGGGGACGCGGACGCGGGAGAGACCGCGGCGGGGGAGCATTCCGTTCTCGAGTCCCGCGCCGAGGAGCTCCGCGAACGGATGGCTTCGATGGGAGAGGTGAACCTCGCCTCCCTCGAGGAGCACAGGGAACTGACGGAGCGATTCACCTTCCTTTCCTCCCAGAAGGAGGATCTCGAAAAATCCCTCGAAGACCTGGCGAAGGCGATCCAGCGGATCAACCGGACGACCCGGGATCGCTTCTCGAAGGCGTTCGAGGAGATCAACGCGAAGTTCGGCGAGGTGTTCCCCCGGCTGTTCCAGGGGGGGCGCGCAGCGCTCCGCCTCGTCGACGAGGAAAACCTCCTCGAGTCCGGGATCGGCATCTTCGTGCAGCCGCCCGGGAAGAAATCGCTCCCCCTCGGCAGCCTCTCCGGCGGGGAGAAGGCGCTCACCGCGATCAGCCTCATCTTCTCCATCTTCCTCGTCAAGCCGTCCCCCTTCTGCCTGCTCGACGAGGTCGATGCCCCGCTGGACGACGCCAACGTCGACCGGTTCAACGCCTTGGTGCGCGAAATGTCGCACCGGTACCAGTACCTCCTCGTCACGCACAACAAGCGGACGATGGAGCTGGCCGACGTCCTGTACGGGATCACGATGGAAAAGCACGGGATCTCCCGCACCGTCTCCGTGAAACTGAATAGTTGA